One window of Micromonas commoda chromosome 1, complete sequence genomic DNA carries:
- the TRM112 gene encoding methyltransferase-associated protein (expressed), giving the protein MRLLTHNLLASNVKGAKTGFPLKIHVFVQEEHETAFNKAFLLATLRKINWIAFREAADSLGVPNLPELPPDLDKCDDSMLRKYHHALMEVHVKEGYLICPDTGRRFPITKGIPNMLLNEDEVC; this is encoded by the exons ATGCGTCTCCTGACGCACAACTTGCTCGCCTCTAACGTGAAG GGCGCAAAAACTGGCTTTCCTCTAAAAATACACGTTTTTGTTCAAGAAGAGCACGAAACGGCTTTCAACAAAG CTTTTCTCCTTGCAACTCTCAGGAAAATTAACTGGATAGCATTTCGCGAAGCTGCG GACAGTTTGGGTGTCCCAAACCTACCAGAGCTACCCCCGGATCTCGATAAGTGCGATGACTCCATGCTGCGCAAATATCACCACGCTCTGATGGAGGTGCACGTTAAGGAAGGCTACTTGATATGCCCTGATACCGGAAGGCGCTTTCCAATTAC GAAGGGGATACCAAACATGCTCCTGAACGAAGATGAAGTCTGCTAA
- the PANK gene encoding pantothenate kinase (expressed) encodes MQLVGAPPETAHLTATVPAISKPRSKNVLDLTDAAISTGEASQPESSGEHASQAKREAVPSITLPRQSSDVRHFAMDMGGSLVKLVYFSPDAEDEAADSLRPSFIGGGRLHFRKFEASKIEQCVRFIEQKRLHLGAEGGKAVVKATGGGAFKNSELFLDQFGIQLQKEDEMKCAVAGANFLLQAIRDEAFTFTEGRKNYVAHKDGSHDDDLFPYLLVNIGSGVSIIKVDTDGFERVGGTNIGGGTFWGLCRLLTGMRDFDQMLACSAIGDNSKVDMLVGDIYGGRDYAKVGLSSTTIASSFGRVVMDGGSLTDYNKADITLSLLRMISYNISHIATMTAVKHDLKRIYFGGYFIRGHAYTMNTISFAVDYWSKGNLRAMFLRHEGFLGALGAFLQDGQAQALKTSPLQGAWIEKFIKCSMPMSSDERLEAKMRDKAGNACNLWGPGESLSISSSRTDLRKHPGVGRAQSFLETGPTKADVNTTSINIFLENHDQGPFCDLLVDDQSGLESSVLDYGSNQLLSKAGLQVGVLHLVPTLQLFPLLKVPERYEPNVIDILEFREEREYWLDTLQKLNPGLLEKAVASECAFQGTGKVSCSDTHKRAKAFCLAFSTHLDRLRDEPAAYGRIGLSELLEMREECLRAFGFKDVYSAIKQQENAAALAVLPDLLADLDVLHEEERVLALIEGVLAGNIFDWGSQSCVDLYKNGTILEIYKNVRSSIARPWAVDCFDDFREALLGIDQQRTTSLVGEKQQQQDVSSVYHSRYKKALVFCDNSGADVVLGIIPFARELLRQGTDVCLVANSLPAINDVTADEMRDVLRRAAHMCEIVSSAIARGHGKESGNISNDVGKLTVCASGSGSPCLDFRRVSHDLCEATRGVDLIVLEGMGRAVHTNWKAKFCCDTLKLAMIKNSRLAKSLFQGKIYDCVCMFEPRMCDDDGE; translated from the exons ATGCAACTCGttggcgcgccgcccgaaaCGGCTCACTTAACAGCAACGGTGCCAGCCATATCGAAGCCGCGCAGCAAGAATGTGCTGGACCTTACGGATGCTGCGATTTCCACGGGCGAGGCCAGCCAGCCGGAAAGCAGTGGCGAGCATGCGTCTCAGGCTAAACGTGAGGCAGTCCCGTCAATAACTCTTCCACGGCAAAGTTCAGATGTGCGCCACTTCGCGATGG ACATGGGGGGCTCACTTGTGAAGCTAGTTTATTTTTCGCCAGATGCCGAAGATGAGGCGGCTGATTCTTTGAGGCCTTCTTTTATAGGGGGAGGAAGGCTACACTTCCGTAAGTTCGAGGCATCAAAGATAGAGCAGTGCGTGAGGTTTATCGAGCAGAAACGTCTGCATCTTGGTGCGGAAGGTGGCAAAGCTGTTGTGAAGGCCACAGGAGGTGGTGCCTTTAA AAATTCTGAGCTTTTTCTCGATCAGTTTGGAATCCAACTTCAAAAGGAAGATGAAATGAAATGCGCGGTTGCCGGTGCAAACTTCCTTCTTCAAGCCATCAGAGATGAAGCCTTCACATTTACTGAAGGCCGGAAAAACTACGTCGCGCATAAGGATGGATCGCATGATGATGATTTATTTCCATATCTGCTTGTGAATATTGGGTCAGGCGTTAGTATAATTAAGGTGGATACTGATGGATTTGAGAGAGTTGGTGGTACAAACATCGGAGGTGGGACGTTTTGGGGTCTATGCCGTCTTCTGACAGGGATGCGGGATTTCGATCAGATGCTGGCATGCAGCGCTATAGGTGATAATAGTAAAGTGGATATGCTCGTCGGAGACATATACGGTGGCAGAGACTATGCTAAGGTTGGGCTGTCTAGTACCACAATAGCATCCTCATTCGGCCGTGTCGTTATGGACGGTGGGTCCTTGACCGATTACAATAAAGCGGATATTACTCTTTCGTTGTTACGGATGATCAGCTACAATATATCTCACATCGCTACAATGACTGCAGTTAAACATGATTTAAAACGAATATACTTTGGCGGTTACTTCATCAGAGGGCATGCGTACACGATGAACACGATTTCTTTTGCCGTGGATTATTGGAGTAAAGGAAATCTAAGAGCCATGTTTTTGCGTCATGAAGGTTTCCTTGGTGCATTGGGAGCGTTTCTTCAAGATGGGCAAGCGCAAGCACTGAAGACCTCGCCGCTGCAAGGTGCATGGATTGAAAAATTCATCAAATGTTCAATGCCCATGTCTTCAGATGAACGACTTGAAGCCAAAATGAGGGATAAAGCGGGGAACGCTTGTAATTTGTGGGGTCCTGGCGAAAGTCTGTCAATCTCAAGCTCCCGTACAGATCTGCGAAAGCACCCAGGTGTTGGGAGGGCACAAAGCTTCCTGGAAACTGGGCCAACCAAAGCGGATGTCAATACCACAAGCATTAATATTTTCCTTGAGAACCATGATCAAGGTCCATTTTGCGATCTTCTCGTTGATGATCAGTCGGGGCTAGAGAGCTCTGTCCTTGATTACGGAAGCAACCAACTTCTGAGCAAAGCTGGGCTCCAAGTAGGAGTTCTACACCTTGTGCCAACTCTTCAATTGTTCCCGCTGTTAAAAGTGCCTGAGCGGTATGAGCCAAATGTTATTGATATTCTTGAATTTCGCGAGGAACGTGAATACTGGCTCGACACCCTGCAGAAGCTTAATCCCGGATTACTGGAAAAGGCAGTCGCTTCAGAATGTGCTTTCCAAGGCACTGGTAAGGTTAGCTGCAGCGACACCCACAAACGAGCAAAGGCGTTTTGCCTTGCTTTCTCAACGCATCTTGATCGCCTGCGCGACGAACCTGCTGCTTACGGTCGGATTGGGCTCTCCGAACTGCTTGAAATGAGGGAAGAATGTCTGCGGGCATTCGGGTTCAAGGATGTATACTCTGCAATAAAGCAGCAAGAGAATGCCGCGGCGCTTGCAGTTTTACCCGATTTACTAGCAGACTTAGATGTCCTGCACGAAGAAGAAAGAGTCCTCGCATTGATTGAAGGTGTTCTTGCTGGTAACATATTCGACTGGGGCAGTCAGAGCTGCGTGGATTTATATAAAAACGGCACCATACTCGAAATATACAAAAATGTGAGGTCTTCTATTGCTCGACCCTGGGCTGTAGATTGCTTCGATGATTTTCGTGAAGCGCTCCTTGGAATTGATCAGCAAAGGACTACTTCTTTAGTAGGGGAAAAACAACAACAACAGGATGTCTCATCTGTTTACCATAGCAGGTATAAAAAAGCGTTGGTTTTTTGTGATAATAGCGGTGCTGATGTTGTGCTAGGAATTATTCCCTTTGCTCGCGAGCTACTACGGCAAGGAACCGATGTGTGCCTTGTCGCAAACTCCTTACCAGCCATCAATGACGTCACGGCCGATGAGATGCGAGATGTTTTGCGGCGTGCCGCACACATGTGTGAAATCGTATCAAGTGCTATCGCTAGGGGTCATGGCAAGGAATCTGGAAACATATCAAATGACGTCGGGAAGTTGACAGTTTGTGCAAGCGGCAGTGGATCTCCTTGTCTGGACTTTCGGCGCGTATCACATGATCTTTGCGAGGCGACACGAGGAGTTGATCTCATCGTACTGGAAGGAATGGGGCGCGCTGTCCACACCAACTGGAAGGCCAAATTCTGTTGCGACACATTGAAACTTGCCATGATTAAAAATTCTCGCCTTGCTAAGAGCTTGTTTCAGGGAAAGATTTATGACTGTGTTTGCATGTTTGAGCCAAGGATGTGTGATGACGATGGTGAGTAA
- a CDS encoding hypothetical protein (Conserved green lineage protein of unknown function CUP92; expressed; conserved uncharacterized protein cup92) gives MAYHPGVNMPTGQEPDQVDVEAFYVRTEELIPCAEPKTDAASIPSLLESESWISVCHALLLARRLAAHHPEELSRTLEQILPSLNLHMNSLRSSLCKTALICTADFFRSYGDSLLAIAPGGLPVLVNTLLSKAALEKKFVIEEAKRTLAAMTTSISTNILIDVLLPQARSPNSKIRAVVASCMADTVGKAISETRPGTESCIHITRAELLRTAAALVTDKEPAARKSARVVLCKLKESHVSSASLESWQTFIVTVLGKGLVLQIGRAL, from the exons ATGGCTTACCACCCCGGCGTAAACATGCCCACTGGTCAAGAGCCGGACCAAGTTGACGTCGAGGCCTTCTATGTGCGAACAGAAGAGTTGATCCCGTGTGCAGAGCCCAAGACCGACGCCGCATCTATCCCCTCGCTGCTTGAATCTGAGAGCTGGATATCTGTGTGTCATGCACTTTTGTTGGCTCGCCGGCTAGCTGCGCACCATCCGGAGGAGCTCTCCCGAACTCTCGAACAAATACTTCCCAGTTTGAACTTACACATGAATAGTTTGCGTAGTTCATTATGTAAGACGGCACTAATTTGCACTGCAGACTTTTTCAGGTCCTATGGAGACTCCCTGCTCGCAATTGCTCCCGGTGGACTACCTGTGCTCGTCAATACTCTTCTCAGCAAAGCAGCACTTGAAAAAAAGTTCGTGATCGAAGAAGCGAAGCGAACGCTGGCTGCGATGACGACTTCAATTTCGACAAACATCTTGATTGATGTGCTGTTGCCCCAAGCCCGAAGTCCAAATAGTAAGATCAGGGCCGTCGTCGCAAGCTGCATGGCAGACACTGTTGGAAAAGCAATATCAGAGACGCGACCTGGTACCGAG TCCTGTATTCACATCACAAGAGCAGAGTTACTGCGTACTGCCGCTGCGCTG GTCACTGACAAAGAACCAGCAGCCCGAAAAAGTGCCCGTGTGGTGTTATGCAAGCTCAAAGAATCTCACGTATCAAGTGCAAGCTTGGAAAGCTGGCAGACCTTCATAGTGACAGTCTTGGGTAAAGGGTTGGTTTTGCAGATCGGAAGAGCGCTCTGA
- the XBR1 gene encoding antisense non-coding codes for MVSCFVRTFVPSNVPSKERNEVFI; via the coding sequence ATGGTGTCTTGcttcgttcgtaccttcgttccTTCGAACGTTCCTTCGAAGGAACGAAACGAAGTATTTATATAA
- the RBX1 gene encoding E3 ubiquitin ligase Rbx1 → MATHKKNFEVKRWNAVAVWSWSICTDTCAICRNSLHEPSIEYQANPSSASEEGLSIAWGNCGHVFHLDCISKWLRTRSNCPLCNKEWEFAKIEKVRMHDIYLLAEGLACIHRSIIPHMTLNTDTTPCHGGRWMIIFFNLKPAVFAEESYKTNSSKACPAYFFLERVISCSRRCHPTGRDNFPRASVECYWHGTKNGKSGFPHD, encoded by the exons ATGGCGACACATAAGAAAAACTTTGAAGTAAAAAGG TGGAACGCAGTTGCCGTGTGGTCTTGGTCAATTTGCACCGATACTTGCGCTATTTGCCGTAACAGTTTGCATGAACCAAGCATCGAATATCAGGCAAATCCATCTTCAGCGTCAGAAGAAGGTCTGAGCATTGCCTGGGGTAACTGTGGGCATGTTTTCCACCTCGATTGCATATCGAAATGGCTGCGTACCCGAAGCAACTGTCCTCTTTGT AACAAAGAGTGGGAATTTGCGAAGATCGAAAAGGTACGAATGCATGACATATATTTGTTGGCGGAAGGCCTCGCTTGTATTCACCGATCAATTATTCCGCATATGACCCTAAACACGGATACAACTCCCTGTCATGGGGGGAGATGGATGATAATTTTTTTCAACCTGAAACCAGCAGTGTTTGCCGAAGAATCATATAAAACCAACTCTTCAAAAGCTTGCCCTGCGTACTTTTTCTTGGAGCGTGTAATTTCCTGTTCTCGTCGCTGCCACCCAACCGGTCGAGATAACTTCCCACGAGCAAGTGTAGAATGTTATTGGCACGGGACAAAAAATGGAAAGAGTGGGTTCCCACATGATTGA
- a CDS encoding hypothetical protein (conserved uncharacterized protein cupA48), which translates to MPTTFGLGTIAVKAHPLGRLRLSQKAIRLAKRSTRSPSLQVTAKGKGGGRRAGKSQRPGGQPSVEKFMPPVDPDNEQFVIYVRSKKGFKAWFPLNVVTGGSTANTLVKGLDSNLSRDMAKKSLTNNIGQAIYKDADQLQEMCRRMPMLKAAKELEYGFMILDKKNPSSMFNPPAESVFVIPPEDETRMPAQKMAEGWQSAANTVKNILGSKNSAD; encoded by the exons ATGCCGACTACTTTTGGCCTCGGAACTATTGCTGTCAAAGCGCATCCACTCGGGAGGCTTCGCCTGAGCCAGAAGGCAATCAGGTTGGCGAAACGATCGACCAGGAGCCCAAGCCTGCAGGTCACAGCGAAAGGCAagggcggcggtcgtcgtgCCGGAAAATCGCAGCGCCCAGGAGGACAGCCTTCTGT GGAAAAATTTATGCCACCAGTTGATCCTGACAATGAGCAGTTTGTTATCTACGTTCGATCGAAGAAAGGTTTCAAGGCATGGTTTCCATTGAATGTGGTAACCGGTGGCTCCACGGCAAACACTCTTGTGAAAGGTCTGGACAGTAACCTCTCCCGAGACATGGCCAAAAAGTCCCTTACGAACAACATCGGTCAAGCGATCTACAAAGATGCAGACCAACTTCAGGAAATGTGTCGCCGTATGCCAATGCTGAAGGCTGCCAAAGAACTTGAGTACGGGTTCATGATTCTAGACAAGAAGAATCCCTCGAGCATGTTCAACCCTCCTGCTGAGAGTGTTTTCGTTATCCCACCTGAGGACGAGACCCGGATGCCTGCTCAGAAGATGGCCGAAGGTTGGCAGAGTGCAGCCAACACGGTTAAGAATATCCTTGGAAGCAAAAATTCAGCGGATTGA
- the TFB4 gene encoding RNA polymerase II transcription factor B subunit 4 (has pfam Tfb4; Members of this family are part of the TFIIH complex which is involved in the initiation of transcription and nucleotide excision repair) — MLGVRGSGTSSALVILVETSIDENSDGERMEGTSSDDGLGIMHTLRDLVLFISCYLALNLQNDLVVLALHNGDCHYLYESPKSKLRRGVRVQPPVSDVCKEIITRIFRISSSPLQSPSGDASSSGSESPLAAGLSMALCHIQRLGTGSFRGLRRIFCLLRSPVSQRQYIPMMNVIFAAQQAFVTIDSYSLCDMHSDILEQAANMTNGLHRKLQKDGELGQHLLTFSSWSQTCRHSLLPGKQCGVDFKTFCFCHKKTLQRGFVCSACLSISCVALKTGGDCMTCAANFDTCS; from the exons ATGCTGGGCGTTAGAGGCTCAG GTACTTCTTCGGCCCTTgtcatcctcgtcgagaCTTCGATAGATGAAAACTCAGATGGGGAGCGAATGGAAGGAACAAGCTCAGACGATGGACTCGGAATCATGCACACTTTGCGAGACCTAGTTCTGTTCATATCATGCTATCTCGCTCTGAATCTTCAGAATGACCTGGTTGTTCTTGCTTTACACAACGGCGATTGTCACTATCTTTACGAGTCCCCTAAATCGAAATTGAGAAGGGGCGTTCGCGTTCAACCGCCCGTGAGTGATGTGTGCAAAGAAATCATTACACGGATATTTCGTATCTCCTCTTCACCACTCCAAAGTCCATCCGGAGATGCTTCATCCAGCGGCTCTGAATCTCCTTTGGCAGCCGGGCTTTCAATGGCTTTATGTCACATCCAGCGGCTTGGAACAGGAAGCTTCAGGGGTTTACGTCGCATATTTTGCCTACTGAGGTCACCGGTATCTCAACGTCAGTACATCCCCATGATGAATGTCATATTTGCAGCTCAGCAAGCGTTCGTCACTATCGACTCATACTCTCTCTGCGATATGCATTCTGACATTCTCGAGCAAGCTGCGAACATGACGAATGGTTTGCATCGCAAGTTGCAAAAAGATGGGGAGCTTGGGCAACATCTTTTGACTTTCTCTTCGTGGTCGCAAACTTGCCGCCATTCTTTACTTCCTGGAAAGCAATGCGGTGTGGACTTCAAAACATTTTGTTTTTGCCATAAGAAGACTCTACAGCGCGGCTTTGTATGTTCGGCATGCTTAAGTATATCATGTGTCGCTTTGAAAACTGGGGGTGACTGTATGACCTGCGCGGCTAACTTTGACACGTGTAGCTGA
- a CDS encoding predicted protein, with the protein MVEILYGCSIGTKSPYNYYYYYYYYYYYYYYYYYYYYYYYYYYYYYYYYYYYYYYYYYYYYYYYYYYYYYYYYYYYYYYYDYYYYYYY; encoded by the coding sequence ATGGTTGAGATtttgtacggatgctccatcggAACTAAAAGCCCATACaactactactactactactactactactactactactactactactactactactactactactactactactactactactactactactactactactactactactactactactactactactactactactactactactactactactactactactactactactactactactactactactacgACTACTACTACTATTACTACTACTAA
- the BDP1 gene encoding transcription initiation factor TFIIIB, Bdp1 subunit, whose amino-acid sequence MHVNKNRARETRRQDAADHSKRHAQGDAACPGSLSNQVSVGTTREQNNLRQAYSRLHDGKRQKEGVQNDESTLLLLGSVQSVKHNDLNLRERNRPASKSGDSGNRGPTSTHNPLFGKGTPAHRWVRTASTVRGNRLNATSRKNGAAPFSSKADYDVSRSIRDIIRQRSREERVAESKNRAVTRSTDTQPSPEKRQATVAPSQVVDGIGKNAKYSQKLLRDESNVCNMGVESNVAGLSDGTFPGAPQVRVVDGRIVVNEKSLIVSAMDERASILRDFIRVEESGNKLNSATYANYTKAEKWTREDTDFFYEALRQFGTDFSLLQRLFPGRSRRQLKKKYLVEDKVNPSRIEAAINDLKPRQQLYRSLIDLLTVPEQNASVEDARELLSD is encoded by the coding sequence ATGCATGTCAACAAAAATAGGGCACGAGAGACTCGGCGACAAGATGCAGCTGATCATTCGAAGAGGCATGCTCAAGGCGATGCTGCTTGTCCTGGCTCATTATCGAATCAGGTGTCGGTAGGCACTACGAGGGAGCAAAATAATCTGAGGCAAGCCTACTCTCGACTGCACGACGGCAAAAGACAAAAAGAAGGCGTGCAGAACGATGAGTCCACTTTACTGCTTCTCGGCTCGGTGCAGTCAGTCAAACATAACGATTTAAACCTTCGCGAACGTAATCGCCCAGCTTCAAAATCTGGCGACAGTGGCAATAGGGGTCCCACCTCAACTCACAATCCACTTTTTGGGAAAGGCACGCCAGCTCATCGTTGGGTTCGAACTGCGAGCACTGTTCGCGGCAATCGTTTGAATGCAACATCGCGGAAAAATGGAGCAGCACCATTTTCAAGTAAAGCGGATTATGACGTGTCCCGCAGCATACGTGACATTATTCGGCAGCGCTCAAGAGAAGAGCGAGTAGCAGAGTCCAAAAATCGCGCAGTGACACGGAGCACAGATACACAACCGAGTCCTGAAAAACGCCAGGCCACTGTTGCACCTTCCCAAGTTGTCGACGGTATCGGGAAAAATGCCAAATACAGCCAAAAGTTGCTTCGCGATGAAAGTAATGTCTGCAACATGGGCGTCGAATCAAACGTTGCAGGATTATCGGATGGAACCTTCCCTGGAGCGCCGCAGGTACGCGTCGTTGACGGCCGAATAGTAGTAAATGAAAAGAGCCTAATAGTAAGTGCTATGGATGAGCGTGCGTCAATACTGCGTGACTTCATACGTGTCGAAGAGAGTGGCAACAAACTCAACTCAGCGACTTATGCGAACTACACGAAGGCAGAGAAATGGACGCGGGAAGATACTGATTTTTTCTATGAAGCACTTCGCCAATTCGGGACGGATTTTTCGTTATTGCAGCGGCTGTTTCCTGGACGGTCTCGCCGGCAGTTAAAGAAGAAGTACTTGGTAGAGGATAAAGTTAATCCGTCACGTATCGAGGCTGCGATAAACGATCTTAAGCCGCGACAGCAGCTTTACAGAAGCCTAATCGACTTGCTGACAGTTCCAGAACAGAATGCGAGCGTTGAGGATGCTCGAGAATTACTGTCGGACTAA
- a CDS encoding transcription initiation factor subunit A (TFIID_20kD domain, This family is a member of the Histone superfamily clan. expressed), with product MGDIANEAADAFSTQIKVFHGRRAHSVHEATDAVQAIPRHSLRELLLKAAPGEDIEPAVEDFLLDLADDFIDSVTSFACKLAAHRRSDTVEMGDIMVHLKRSWDISVSGLGVDGSIKETRDPNNICGMHNSRMMDMRQAIASSLSQEDMLKEKEVEASKGLPALSR from the exons ATGGGGGATATCGCCAACGAAGCTGCGGACGCCTTCAGTACGCAAATT AAAGTTTTTCATGGAAGGCGGGCTCACTCAGTGCACGAGGCGACTGACGCCGTGCAAGCTATTCCAAGACATAGCTTGCGA GAGCTTCTTCTGAAGGCTGCCCCGGGCGAAGATATTGAACCCGCCGTTGAAGACTTCTTGCTTGATCTAGCCGATGACTTCATTGATAGTGTCACTTCGTTCGCTTGCAAGTTGGCCGCCCACAGAAGATCTGACACTGTGGAGATGGGTGACATCATG GTACATCTTAAAAGGTCGTGGGACATATCTGTTTCTGGGCTCGGGGTTGACGGCAGCATCAAG GAAACGCGGGATCCGAATAACATTTGTGGAATGCACAATAGTCGGATGATGGACATGCGGCAAGCAATTGCATCGTCGCTGTCTCAAGAAGACATGTTGAAAGAAAAAGAAGTTGAAGCTTCAAAAGGACTCCCAGCTTTGTCGCGTTGA
- the TAT gene encoding tyrosine aminotransferase — MKVNPLVSKANNPIRSIVDDLVGKQNPAKDLISLAQGDPTAYGHLKPPEEAVAAVVRAFLSGNHNGYTASSGSAACRAAIATTHSCKNRPPLSRDDVFVTVGCSEALEHCITVLAVPGANVLLPRPGFPLYETLCQRHGVSFRFYDLLPETGWEVDLESVRRVYDDATAALLINNPSNPCGAVYSRDHLKDLVTLAQTLELPLIADEVYAGMTFGKPFIPVAEVAGKVPVLSVGALSKRWLVPGWRLGWLCIHEIGTTLYDSGVRTAINRLCQISLGPSTPLQAAAPQILALDDSIWLRNVLRKLMSAAAYSAKRVARIRGLRILSPPQGAMYVLVHIDRHAFLDCPSDLLFAEKLLEEESVLVLPGTCFRAPGFVRIVTTVPEPVLQAAWDRVESFCARRCTRTLQITDTSTSSAREGHSTLANLPQVASYIGGHEGLLLRPPSQCATQENSE; from the coding sequence ATGAAAGTGAACCCCCTGGTGTCGAAAGCAAATAATCCGATCAGATCGATAGTAGATGACCTTGTCGGCAAGCAGAACCCTGCAAAAGATCTCATTTCTCTCGCACAGGGTGACCCCACCGCCTACGGACACCTGAAGCCTCCCGAAGAAGCAGTTGCTGCAGTCGTTCGCGCGTTTCTTAGTGGCAATCATAACGGAtacaccgcgtcgtccggttCGGCAGCATGCCGCGCTGCTATTGCGACGACTCACTCTTGCAAAAATCGCCCCCCCTTGAGCCGTGATGATGTGTTCGTTACAGTTGGTTGTTCAGAAGCCCTTGAACACTGCATCACTGTTCTAGCGGTACCTGGTGCAAACGTGTTACTTCCTCGTCCCGGTTTCCCGCTGTATGAGACATTATGTCAACGACATGGTGTTTCCTTTCGTTTTTACGATCTTTTGCCAGAAACAGGCTGGGAAGTGGACCTCGAGAGTGTCAGGCGTGTCTATGACGATGCAACGGCCGCTTTACTCATCAACAACCCATCAAACCCCTGTGGTGCTGTGTATTCAAGGGATCACCTGAAAGATTTGGTTACACTGGCACAAACTCTTGAGCTGCCGCTAATCGCAGATGAAGTGTACGCAGGCATGACGTTTGGCAAACCTTTCATACCCGTGGCAGAAGTAGCCGGCAAAGTACCGGTCCTTTCGGTGGGTGCTCTCTCGAAGCGATGGTTAGTCCCCGGTTGGCGTTTGGGCTGGTTATGCATCCATGAAATTGGCACAACATTATATGACTCTGGCGTGCGAACAGCGATCAACCGGCTTTGTCAGATATCCTTGGGTCCAAGCACACCTTTGCAAGCTGCCGCCCCACAAATTTTGGCTCTCGATGACAGCATCTGGTTGAGAAATGTGTTGAGGAAGTTAATGAGCGCAGCTGCGTATTCGGCAAAGCGCGTGGCTAGAATACGGGGATTAAGAATCTTATCTCCACCGCAAGGGGCGATGTATGTGCTGGTTCACATAGATCGCCATGCATTTTTGGATTGCCCATCAGACCTTCTATTTGCTGAAAAATTACTTGAAGAAGAGTCAGTTTTGGTTCTGCCGGGGACTTGCTTTAGAGCTCCAGGTTTCGTGCGCATAGTCACCACTGTGCCAGAGCCTGTATTGCAAGCAGCTTGGGACCGTGTCGAGTCTTTTTGTGCGCGAAGATGTACAAGGACACTTCAAATTACAGACACATCTACTTCTTCAGCGAGAGAAGGTCATAGCACGCTCGCGAATCTGCCTCAAGTAGCTTCGTATATCGGAGGTCACGAAGGTTTGCTACTCAGGCCCCCTTCTCAATGTGCCACACAAGAGAATTCTGAATGA